The following proteins are encoded in a genomic region of Pyrus communis chromosome 11, drPyrComm1.1, whole genome shotgun sequence:
- the LOC137707943 gene encoding transcription initiation factor TFIID subunit 12b-like isoform X2, with protein sequence MAENGPSSSPNPLQPSIDPAAAVASPSNVMITQNPANSSANPAIPSSSTLSQSPQIASPPLPSLSNVSLPQTQHISPPVGLDYAQKSTQQQQQLQQQSQSLVQQSQNVNLNSMSTYQLQQSMQSIQRTPSMSRMNHLQQLSQNPQQQQQHFGMMRQQGGSYGQVNFGGSGGIQQQNQQQQQQNQAQQTQQLGGGNLSRSALIGQSGHLPMLSGPAAVAAAQFNLQPQLLASPRQKGSLVQGSQFHHGNSPGQSLQGTQAMGVMGSINLSSQVRANGAIASFAQQRINQGQGQLRQQLAQQSSLTSAQNGQPAMMQNYLSQQWLKQMPAIPGPGSPSPSPSPSLRLQQHRQQVLYQQQLASNQLQKSMPFTPQQLVPQQQQMGHPQLQQQQHQQQQQLQQQPLQQQSQQQQLSSPRMAVPAGQKSLSLTGSHPDATASGTTTPGGSSSQGTEATNQLLGKRKIQDLVSQVDSQGRLDPEVEDLLLEIADDFIDSVTTYACNLAKHRKSSTLESKDVLLHLEKNWHLTIPGFSSEERKCQNKSLSSDLHKKRLDVIRTLMESSNLETNPNTPKEMIRGFGNPVGTNHLIRPSLGAEQLVSQSTGSQMLQQMTRF encoded by the exons ATGGCGGAAAACGGCCCATCGTCGTCCCCAAACCCCCTCCAACCCAGCATTGACCCAGCAGCAGCAGTAGCATCACCCTCAAACGTTATGATCACCCAAAACCCAGCAAACTCTTCCGCAAACCCAGCAATCCCATCCTCTTCAACTCTCTCCCAATCTCCACAAATCGCATCCCCACCTCTCCCTTCCCTGTCCAACGTCTCGCTTCCTCAAACCCAGCACATTTCGCCCCCCGTCGGATTGGATTACGCGCAGAAATCGAcccagcagcagcaacagctgCAACAGCAATCTCAATCATTGGTGCAACAATCCCAGAACGTGAATTTGAATTCCATGTCGACTTACCAGCTCCAGCAGAGTATGCAGAGTATCCAGAGGACGCCGTCGATGTCCCGAATGAACCACCTTCAGCAGCTGAGCCAGAACCcgcagcagcaacagcagcatTTCGGTATGATGAGGCAGCAAGGGGGTTCGTATGGGCAGGTGAATTTTGGTGGCTCTGGTGGTATCCAACAGCAGaatcagcagcagcaacagcaaaACCAGGCACAGCAGACTCAGCAACTTGGCGGTGGGAACTTGTCGCGATCAGCCTTGATCGGGCAGAGTGGCCACCTGCCCATGTTGTCTGGCCCTGCTGCTGTTGCAGCTGCGCAATTCAATCTGCAGCCGCAGTTGTTGGCCTCG CCGAGACAAAAAGGCAGCCTGGTCCAAGGTTCCCAATTTCATCACGGTAATTCTCCTGGGCAATCTTTACAAGGAACACAGGCAATGGGGGTGATGGGATCCATCAATTTGAGCTCGCAAGTAAGAGCTAATGGGGCCATTGCTTCTTTTGCTCAACAGAGAATAAATCAGGGGCAGGGCCAACTTAGGCAACAGTTGGCCCAACAAAGTTCGCTCACCTCTGCACAG AATGGACAGCCAGCAATGATGCAGAATTATTTATCACAACAGTGGTTGAAGCAAATGCCAGCAATTCCTGGTCCTGGTTCACCTTCACCTTCACCTTCACCTTCGTTGCGTCTTCAACAACATAGGCAGCAGGTTCTCTATCAGCAGCAACTGGCTTCTAATCAGTTGCAAAAGTCTATGCCCTTTACCCCTCAACAGCTTGTACCGCAGCAGCAACAAATGGGACATCCAcagctgcagcagcagcagcatcaaCAGCAACAGCAACTTCAGCAGCAGCCACTACAACAACAATCGCAGCAGCAACAGCTGAGTTCCCCAAGGATGGCTGTACCCGCAGGCCAGAAATCTCTTAGTTTAACAGGATCACACCCTGATGCTACTGCATCTGGTACTACCACACCGGGAGGGAGTTCAAGCCAAGGAACAGAAGCAACTAACCAACTTCTCGGGAAGAGAAAGATACAAGATTTAGTCTCTCAG GTTGATTCACAAGGCAGGCTGGATCCTGAAGTTGAAGATCTTCTCTTGGAGATTGCTGATGACTTCATTGATTCT GTGACAACATATGCATGCAATTTGGCAAAGCATAGAAAATCTTCAACTTTGGAGTCCAAGGATGTGTTGCTACATCTAG AGAAAAATTGGCATCTGACAATTCCCGGGTTTTCAAGTGAGGAGAGGAAGTGCCAAAACAAATCT TTGTCAAGTGATCTCCATAAGAAGCGTTTGGATGTG ATACGGACGCTGATGGAATCGTCGAACCTGGAAACAAATCCCAATACTCCTAAAGAGATGATCAGGGGGTTTGGCAATCCAGTTGGTACCAACCACTTGATTAGACCATCTCTTGGTGCAGAACAGTTGGTTTCACAATCAACTGGTTCTCAAATGCTGCAGCAAATGACTCGGTTTTAA
- the LOC137707943 gene encoding transcription initiation factor TFIID subunit 12b-like isoform X1 produces the protein MAENGPSSSPNPLQPSIDPAAAVASPSNVMITQNPANSSANPAIPSSSTLSQSPQIASPPLPSLSNVSLPQTQHISPPVGLDYAQKSTQQQQQLQQQSQSLVQQSQNVNLNSMSTYQLQQSMQSIQRTPSMSRMNHLQQLSQNPQQQQQHFGMMRQQGGSYGQVNFGGSGGIQQQNQQQQQQNQAQQTQQLGGGNLSRSALIGQSGHLPMLSGPAAVAAAQFNLQPQLLASPRQKGSLVQGSQFHHGNSPGQSLQGTQAMGVMGSINLSSQVRANGAIASFAQQRINQGQGQLRQQLAQQSSLTSAQVQSLPRTSSLAFMNSQLSGVSQNGQPAMMQNYLSQQWLKQMPAIPGPGSPSPSPSPSLRLQQHRQQVLYQQQLASNQLQKSMPFTPQQLVPQQQQMGHPQLQQQQHQQQQQLQQQPLQQQSQQQQLSSPRMAVPAGQKSLSLTGSHPDATASGTTTPGGSSSQGTEATNQLLGKRKIQDLVSQVDSQGRLDPEVEDLLLEIADDFIDSVTTYACNLAKHRKSSTLESKDVLLHLEKNWHLTIPGFSSEERKCQNKSLSSDLHKKRLDVIRTLMESSNLETNPNTPKEMIRGFGNPVGTNHLIRPSLGAEQLVSQSTGSQMLQQMTRF, from the exons ATGGCGGAAAACGGCCCATCGTCGTCCCCAAACCCCCTCCAACCCAGCATTGACCCAGCAGCAGCAGTAGCATCACCCTCAAACGTTATGATCACCCAAAACCCAGCAAACTCTTCCGCAAACCCAGCAATCCCATCCTCTTCAACTCTCTCCCAATCTCCACAAATCGCATCCCCACCTCTCCCTTCCCTGTCCAACGTCTCGCTTCCTCAAACCCAGCACATTTCGCCCCCCGTCGGATTGGATTACGCGCAGAAATCGAcccagcagcagcaacagctgCAACAGCAATCTCAATCATTGGTGCAACAATCCCAGAACGTGAATTTGAATTCCATGTCGACTTACCAGCTCCAGCAGAGTATGCAGAGTATCCAGAGGACGCCGTCGATGTCCCGAATGAACCACCTTCAGCAGCTGAGCCAGAACCcgcagcagcaacagcagcatTTCGGTATGATGAGGCAGCAAGGGGGTTCGTATGGGCAGGTGAATTTTGGTGGCTCTGGTGGTATCCAACAGCAGaatcagcagcagcaacagcaaaACCAGGCACAGCAGACTCAGCAACTTGGCGGTGGGAACTTGTCGCGATCAGCCTTGATCGGGCAGAGTGGCCACCTGCCCATGTTGTCTGGCCCTGCTGCTGTTGCAGCTGCGCAATTCAATCTGCAGCCGCAGTTGTTGGCCTCG CCGAGACAAAAAGGCAGCCTGGTCCAAGGTTCCCAATTTCATCACGGTAATTCTCCTGGGCAATCTTTACAAGGAACACAGGCAATGGGGGTGATGGGATCCATCAATTTGAGCTCGCAAGTAAGAGCTAATGGGGCCATTGCTTCTTTTGCTCAACAGAGAATAAATCAGGGGCAGGGCCAACTTAGGCAACAGTTGGCCCAACAAAGTTCGCTCACCTCTGCACAG GTTCAGAGCTTGCCAAGAACATCTTCACTTGCTTTTATGAACTCTCAGTTGTCTGGTGTGTCTCAGAATGGACAGCCAGCAATGATGCAGAATTATTTATCACAACAGTGGTTGAAGCAAATGCCAGCAATTCCTGGTCCTGGTTCACCTTCACCTTCACCTTCACCTTCGTTGCGTCTTCAACAACATAGGCAGCAGGTTCTCTATCAGCAGCAACTGGCTTCTAATCAGTTGCAAAAGTCTATGCCCTTTACCCCTCAACAGCTTGTACCGCAGCAGCAACAAATGGGACATCCAcagctgcagcagcagcagcatcaaCAGCAACAGCAACTTCAGCAGCAGCCACTACAACAACAATCGCAGCAGCAACAGCTGAGTTCCCCAAGGATGGCTGTACCCGCAGGCCAGAAATCTCTTAGTTTAACAGGATCACACCCTGATGCTACTGCATCTGGTACTACCACACCGGGAGGGAGTTCAAGCCAAGGAACAGAAGCAACTAACCAACTTCTCGGGAAGAGAAAGATACAAGATTTAGTCTCTCAG GTTGATTCACAAGGCAGGCTGGATCCTGAAGTTGAAGATCTTCTCTTGGAGATTGCTGATGACTTCATTGATTCT GTGACAACATATGCATGCAATTTGGCAAAGCATAGAAAATCTTCAACTTTGGAGTCCAAGGATGTGTTGCTACATCTAG AGAAAAATTGGCATCTGACAATTCCCGGGTTTTCAAGTGAGGAGAGGAAGTGCCAAAACAAATCT TTGTCAAGTGATCTCCATAAGAAGCGTTTGGATGTG ATACGGACGCTGATGGAATCGTCGAACCTGGAAACAAATCCCAATACTCCTAAAGAGATGATCAGGGGGTTTGGCAATCCAGTTGGTACCAACCACTTGATTAGACCATCTCTTGGTGCAGAACAGTTGGTTTCACAATCAACTGGTTCTCAAATGCTGCAGCAAATGACTCGGTTTTAA
- the LOC137708839 gene encoding transcription factor MYB1-like, which produces MGRSPCCSRDEGLNRGAWTAMEDNVLTEYIRIHGEGKWRNLPKRAGLKRCGKSCRLRWLNYLRPDIKRGNITHDEEELIIRLHKLLGNRWSLIAGRLPGRTDNEIKNYWNTTIGKRIQVEGRSCSDGNRRQPTQEKTKKPIQSSPEPRTNNSCTKVVRTKASRCTKVVLPHESHKFGDSTEQAIDAAPIFDQVVNNPKVGIDDPLSPMLFLDDENSTSEFLLDFKMDENFLSDFLNVDFSVLYNNEGAGKVAAAAAAATEDTSNKLHGPDLQSSMAPIVDSELDSWLAEN; this is translated from the exons ATGGGAAGGAGTCCTTGTTGTTCAAGGGATGAGGGTTTGAATAGAGGAGCATGGACAGCTATGGAAGATAATGTGCTGACTGAATATATCAGAATTCATGGTGAAGGGAAATGGAGAAACCTTCCCAAAAGAGCAG GGCTTAAGAGATGTGGAAAAAGTTGCAGGCTGCGATGGTTGAACTATCTAAGACCTGACATCAAGAGAGGAAACATCACTCATGATGAAGAAGAGCTCATCATCCGGCTTCACAAGCTCCTAGGCAACAG ATGGTCTTTGATAGCTGGAAGGCTTCCAGGCCGAACagacaatgaaataaaaaattattggaaCACTACGATTGGAAAGAGAATTCAAGTTGAAGGTCGCTCATGTTCTGATGGAAATCGCAGACAACCAAcccaagaaaaaacaaaaaaacctatACAGTCGTCACCAGAACCTAGGACAAATAATTCATGCACCAAAGTGGTCAGAACCAAAGCGTCAAGGTGCACAAAAGTCGTCTTACCCCATGAGTCGCATAAGTTTGGTGACAGTACTGAACAAGCGATCGATGCAGCACCAATATTTGACCAGGTGGTGAACAATCCAAAGGTGGGGATTGATGATCCTTTGTCACCTATGTTATTTTTAGATGATGAAAACAGTACGTCTGAGTTTTTGCTGGATTTTAAGATGGACGAGAATTTTCTATCCGATTTTCTTAATGTCGATTTCTCTGTGCTCTATAACAATGAGGGAGCCGGTAaagttgctgctgctgctgctgccgccACAGAAGACACGAGCAATAAGCTGCATGGCCCAGATCTCCAATCATCCATGGCTCCTATCGTGGACTCTGAATTGGACTCCTGGCTCGCAGAGAATTAA